From a single Sphingosinicellaceae bacterium genomic region:
- a CDS encoding TetR/AcrR family transcriptional regulator: protein MKKRDRTRRAILEAGIDCLNESGFHALTLTRVTEKAGVTRGCLRYYFASLEALTLALAGYIGRAMWQSHVDAIADRPAGTSAIIFAVSLIGDARLDRFRTARMELTVAARTVPALHDAIAQSVEEIEIEKARLVDTIFDLPGVAQQPNFAAARDLAQLVEDWLFLQPLPAPATERRVAVRRALELALLAIWQAPGDAVVGERVVRPRRAAARLSTEAARRLVTGQA from the coding sequence GTGAAGAAACGCGACAGGACGCGCCGCGCGATCCTTGAGGCGGGCATCGACTGCCTCAACGAGTCGGGTTTCCACGCCCTGACACTGACCCGGGTGACCGAGAAAGCCGGCGTGACGCGCGGCTGCCTGCGCTATTATTTCGCCTCGCTGGAGGCGCTGACACTGGCGCTCGCGGGCTATATCGGCCGCGCGATGTGGCAGAGCCATGTCGATGCGATCGCCGATCGCCCGGCCGGAACCAGCGCGATCATCTTCGCGGTGTCGTTGATCGGCGATGCCCGGCTCGACCGGTTTCGCACGGCCCGCATGGAGCTTACCGTGGCGGCGCGCACTGTCCCCGCACTCCACGACGCCATCGCGCAGTCGGTCGAGGAGATCGAAATCGAGAAGGCGCGCCTGGTCGACACCATCTTCGACCTGCCGGGTGTCGCCCAGCAGCCGAACTTCGCCGCGGCTCGCGATCTCGCGCAACTGGTCGAGGACTGGCTCTTCCTGCAGCCCCTGCCCGCTCCCGCCACGGAGCGCCGGGTCGCCGTCCGCCGCGCTCTCGAACTCGCGCTGCTGGCGATCTGGCAAGCCCCCGGCGATGCTGTCGTCGGGGAGCGCGTCGTCCGGCCCCGACGAGCCGCAGCGCGACTGTCGACGGAGGCCGCGCGCCGCCTGGTGACGGGCCAAGCCTGA
- a CDS encoding aromatic ring-hydroxylating dioxygenase subunit alpha, protein MKVEEFSALAPGGHRCPGPSTRDIILSDGWAVPPALTAEAYDFMGDADIAFDRYTSPEFFEREMRDLWPKVWQWACREEHLPETGDYITYDVGRYSILITRVSPTEIKAYHNVCLHRGTQLRPSESSGTATDFRCPFHGWSWNLDGSLKNIPCRWDFPHVTDANTRLPEVKVELWGGFVFINMDPEAAPLSRQLGALADHFTGRWDLSKRRVALHLQKELPTNWKAATEAFLEAYHVYETHSQGLATAGDANAQYDVFDEHVTRFVHTIGFPSPHYTTPQTQQQIFDKMRGTGGAVVPEGRTARSVAAALARDEIGAQSGVDLSEYSDSEMLDSIEYHFFPNMCLFPGVSLPMIYRFRPIGNDTGRTMFDLMFLKLVPEGAPEEFPPDPIPVTVEQSYADAPGMNPGLGAVYDQDTDNLAMQYRGFQASFKKGQTLGNYQEVRVRRFHATLDKYLGAAA, encoded by the coding sequence ATGAAGGTGGAAGAATTTTCCGCGCTCGCACCTGGTGGTCATCGCTGCCCCGGACCGAGCACGCGCGACATCATCCTTTCCGATGGCTGGGCGGTGCCGCCGGCGCTGACTGCCGAGGCCTATGACTTCATGGGCGACGCCGACATTGCTTTCGACCGGTACACCTCGCCCGAGTTCTTCGAGCGCGAGATGCGCGACCTGTGGCCCAAGGTCTGGCAGTGGGCCTGCCGCGAGGAGCATCTGCCCGAGACCGGCGACTACATCACCTACGACGTCGGCCGCTACTCGATCCTGATCACCCGCGTCTCGCCGACCGAGATCAAGGCCTACCATAACGTCTGTCTCCACCGCGGCACCCAGCTCCGCCCGTCGGAGAGCAGCGGCACCGCCACCGACTTCCGTTGCCCGTTTCATGGCTGGAGCTGGAACCTCGACGGCTCGCTGAAGAACATCCCGTGCCGCTGGGACTTCCCCCACGTTACCGACGCCAACACCCGGCTCCCCGAGGTCAAGGTCGAGCTGTGGGGCGGCTTCGTATTCATCAACATGGACCCGGAGGCGGCACCGCTCAGCCGCCAGCTCGGCGCACTCGCCGACCATTTTACAGGACGCTGGGACCTGTCGAAGCGCCGCGTCGCGCTGCACCTGCAGAAGGAGCTGCCGACCAATTGGAAGGCCGCGACGGAGGCGTTCCTCGAGGCCTATCACGTCTACGAGACCCACTCGCAGGGCCTCGCGACCGCGGGCGATGCCAACGCCCAGTACGACGTCTTCGACGAGCACGTGACGCGCTTCGTGCACACCATCGGCTTCCCGAGCCCGCACTACACGACGCCGCAGACCCAGCAGCAAATCTTCGACAAGATGCGCGGCACCGGCGGCGCGGTCGTGCCGGAGGGACGCACCGCGCGCTCGGTCGCCGCGGCCCTCGCCCGCGACGAGATCGGTGCGCAGTCCGGGGTCGACCTGTCCGAATATTCCGACAGCGAGATGCTCGACTCGATCGAGTATCACTTCTTCCCGAACATGTGCCTGTTCCCGGGCGTGTCGCTGCCGATGATCTACCGCTTTCGGCCGATCGGCAACGACACCGGCCGCACCATGTTCGACCTTATGTTCCTGAAGCTGGTGCCCGAGGGTGCGCCCGAGGAATTCCCGCCCGACCCGATCCCGGTCACGGTCGAGCAGAGCTACGCCGACGCACCGGGCATGAACCCCGGCCTCGGCGCGGTCTATGACCAGGACACCGACAATCTGGCGATGCAGTACCGGGGCTTCCAGGCGTCCTTCAAGAAGGGCCAGACCCTGGGCAACTACCAGGAAGTCCGTGTCCGCCGATTCCACGCGACCCTCGACAAATATCTTGGAGCTGCCGCATGA
- a CDS encoding nuclear transport factor 2 family protein: MTSQANLDAFLDKQVLTELVYKLARSIDRCDAVLLKSLFHPDATDDHGSFVGTAADFIPWVMDVLATMRRTQHIIGNVLIELDGDTAYGESYFVAHHVIDKAGSDILMIAAGRYLDRFERRAGEWKFAHRHAIYDWSRTEPATDIWDRDNPGATVFGARGHDDASYANRPNPTQLEHAA; encoded by the coding sequence ATGACGAGCCAAGCGAACCTCGATGCCTTCCTCGACAAGCAGGTGCTGACCGAGCTCGTCTACAAGCTGGCGCGCTCGATCGACCGCTGCGATGCGGTGCTGCTGAAGTCGCTGTTCCACCCCGACGCGACCGACGACCACGGCAGCTTCGTCGGCACCGCCGCGGACTTCATCCCCTGGGTGATGGACGTCCTCGCCACCATGCGCCGCACCCAGCACATCATCGGTAACGTGCTGATCGAGCTCGACGGCGACACCGCCTACGGAGAGTCTTACTTTGTCGCCCACCACGTCATAGACAAGGCTGGCAGCGACATCCTGATGATCGCCGCGGGCCGCTACCTCGACCGCTTCGAGCGTCGCGCCGGCGAGTGGAAGTTCGCGCATCGCCACGCGATCTACGACTGGAGCCGGACCGAGCCCGCCACCGACATCTGGGACCGCGACAACCCCGGCGCGACCGTCTTCGGCGCGCGCGGGCATGACGACGCCTCGTACGCCAACCGCCCCAACCCGACTCAGCTCGAACACGCCGCCTAG
- a CDS encoding aromatic ring-hydroxylating dioxygenase subunit alpha: MATILDRDDAAERPRADMSKFPDPNFRNTPINPDRYYSKAFADQEWEKIWTKTWQIGGVIAQVAKKGDYLTADLGPETIVCIRGDDDKVRAFYNVCQHRGMPVVSGEQGNVKRMVCPYHGWAYDLRGTLKTVPDEADFVQGSPCGKLNMVEIKCEVWAGFVWFNMDDNCQPLRDFLGPIVPQIESYPMDRMVRTHWVTIEADFNWKLIQDNFNESYHVPFVHPQTKFVMEYSHHHCQFDLYPEGHARMFMPGAGPTKMLRGGENETLSMLAEELKFWGLDPEKYRGGRTGEIRLDLQKAKRAHGQDKGFDFTTYHDDQLTDHWHYTIFPNTSFSLKPDGNIWLRGRPHETDPEKCYFDMWYMTLFPEGTDRYYSQSMSEWVDVAVPAPHVVGKVNEVSMGPGIDQDVSIWGHQQRGLHSRGYKRDYLAWQERRVRYFHENIDKWVAG, translated from the coding sequence ATGGCCACTATCCTCGACCGCGACGACGCCGCCGAGCGCCCGCGCGCCGACATGTCGAAGTTCCCCGACCCGAACTTCCGCAACACCCCGATCAACCCCGACCGCTATTACTCGAAGGCCTTCGCCGACCAGGAGTGGGAGAAGATCTGGACCAAGACCTGGCAGATCGGCGGCGTCATCGCGCAGGTCGCCAAGAAGGGCGATTACCTGACCGCGGACCTCGGTCCCGAGACCATCGTCTGTATCCGCGGCGACGACGACAAGGTCCGCGCCTTCTACAACGTCTGCCAGCATCGCGGCATGCCCGTCGTCAGCGGCGAGCAGGGCAACGTCAAGCGCATGGTCTGCCCGTACCACGGCTGGGCCTACGACCTTCGCGGCACGCTCAAGACCGTCCCCGACGAGGCCGATTTCGTCCAGGGCAGCCCGTGCGGCAAGCTCAACATGGTCGAGATCAAGTGCGAGGTCTGGGCCGGCTTCGTGTGGTTCAACATGGACGACAACTGCCAGCCACTGCGCGACTTTCTCGGCCCGATCGTGCCGCAGATCGAATCCTATCCGATGGACCGGATGGTCCGCACGCACTGGGTGACGATCGAGGCGGACTTCAACTGGAAGCTTATCCAGGACAATTTCAACGAGAGCTACCACGTCCCGTTCGTGCATCCGCAGACCAAGTTCGTGATGGAATATTCGCATCACCACTGCCAGTTCGACCTGTATCCGGAAGGCCATGCCCGCATGTTCATGCCCGGTGCCGGGCCGACCAAGATGCTGCGCGGCGGCGAGAACGAGACGCTGTCGATGCTCGCCGAGGAGCTCAAGTTCTGGGGCCTCGACCCGGAGAAATATCGCGGCGGCCGCACCGGCGAAATCCGCCTCGACCTGCAGAAAGCGAAGCGCGCGCACGGCCAGGACAAGGGCTTCGACTTCACCACGTATCACGACGACCAGCTGACCGATCACTGGCACTACACGATCTTCCCGAACACCTCGTTCAGCCTCAAGCCCGACGGCAACATCTGGCTGCGCGGCCGGCCGCACGAGACCGATCCGGAAAAATGCTACTTCGACATGTGGTACATGACCCTCTTCCCCGAGGGCACCGACCGCTATTACTCGCAGAGCATGAGCGAGTGGGTCGATGTCGCCGTGCCCGCACCGCACGTCGTCGGCAAGGTCAACGAGGTCTCTATGGGGCCCGGCATCGACCAGGACGTGTCGATCTGGGGCCACCAGCAGCGCGGCCTGCACTCACGCGGCTACAAGCGCGATTATCTCGCGTGGCAGGAGCGGCGGGTGCGGTATTTCCACGAGAATATCGACAAGTGGGTGGCTGGCTGA
- a CDS encoding MFS transporter, which yields MRESVADAPAPATAAGVSAPAPHVAFAPVVTLMALIQVVCTTDFSIVSVALPSIGRAFAAPPALLSWVVVASALALASLLMIGGRMIDRIGHRSVLTIGLVVFAAGSVVAGLAPSIYWLLAARALQGAAVALISPGAFALIPAFIPEGPDRHRALGVFGMTQGVSLILGLLLGGGIVSALGWRGVFFINLPLIAVALWLTLRYLPKRAVAVKEPIDFGGAATITLAIVLLVTGISAIGEFGPGAPRTIGLIGGAVAMLGIFAAIERRVAAPLVPPGIFGRPAFKAAAAISLLVLLGVGGLLVLSQVYMQRVLGYSAAMSGLGTMPYAAAVLIAGNLAPRLLGRFQVRQLVIGAMLLNATGLLILAATVGEAYAFSIAPGMAISALGSVTAFIVIMGAATDGLRPAEQGVGTALLFTCQQLGVALGASIGMTLIDNHTATVSAADFRVAFVAFAAALGIAVAVALVGIPGRRAVAIA from the coding sequence ATGCGCGAGTCCGTAGCCGACGCCCCTGCCCCCGCCACGGCGGCCGGGGTCAGTGCCCCCGCCCCGCACGTCGCCTTCGCCCCCGTCGTCACCCTGATGGCGCTGATCCAGGTCGTCTGCACCACCGACTTCTCGATCGTCAGCGTCGCGCTGCCGTCGATCGGGCGCGCCTTCGCTGCCCCGCCGGCATTGCTGTCGTGGGTCGTCGTCGCGAGTGCGCTGGCGCTCGCCAGCCTGCTGATGATCGGCGGGCGGATGATCGACCGCATCGGGCATCGCAGCGTGCTGACAATCGGGCTGGTGGTGTTCGCCGCCGGCTCCGTCGTCGCCGGGCTGGCCCCAAGCATCTACTGGTTGCTCGCAGCGCGGGCGTTGCAGGGCGCGGCGGTCGCCCTGATCTCGCCGGGAGCCTTCGCCCTCATCCCCGCCTTCATCCCCGAAGGCCCCGACCGCCACCGCGCGCTTGGGGTGTTCGGCATGACGCAAGGCGTCTCGCTGATCCTCGGGCTGTTGCTTGGCGGCGGCATCGTCTCGGCGCTCGGCTGGCGCGGCGTGTTCTTCATCAACCTGCCGCTGATCGCGGTCGCGCTGTGGCTGACGCTGCGCTACCTGCCCAAGCGCGCGGTCGCCGTGAAGGAGCCGATCGACTTCGGCGGCGCGGCGACCATCACACTCGCCATCGTGCTGCTGGTGACCGGCATTTCGGCGATCGGCGAGTTCGGCCCAGGCGCGCCGCGCACGATCGGGCTGATCGGCGGCGCGGTCGCGATGCTCGGCATTTTCGCCGCGATCGAACGGCGGGTCGCCGCCCCACTGGTGCCGCCCGGCATTTTCGGGCGCCCGGCGTTCAAGGCGGCCGCAGCGATTTCGCTGCTGGTCCTGCTCGGTGTCGGCGGGCTGCTGGTGCTGTCACAGGTCTATATGCAGCGCGTGCTCGGTTACAGCGCCGCGATGTCGGGGCTCGGCACCATGCCCTACGCGGCGGCCGTGCTGATCGCCGGCAACCTCGCGCCGCGCCTGCTCGGGCGGTTTCAGGTCCGGCAGTTGGTGATCGGGGCGATGCTGCTCAACGCCACCGGGCTGCTGATCCTCGCGGCGACGGTCGGCGAGGCCTATGCGTTCAGCATCGCGCCCGGCATGGCGATCTCCGCGCTCGGCAGCGTCACCGCCTTCATCGTGATCATGGGCGCGGCGACCGACGGCCTCCGCCCCGCCGAGCAGGGTGTCGGCACGGCACTGTTGTTCACTTGCCAGCAGCTCGGGGTCGCACTCGGGGCGTCGATCGGCATGACGCTGATCGACAACCACACGGCGACCGTTAGCGCGGCGGATTTCCGGGTGGCGTTCGTGGCGTTCGCGGCGGCGCTGGGGATTGCGGTTGCCGTTGCGCTGGTGGGGATTCCGGGGCGGCGGGCGGTCGCTATTGCGTAA
- a CDS encoding SDR family oxidoreductase translates to MELGLKGKKVIITGGSRGLGRAALELFAGEGADVAFFSRNAEQVAETKASLEKHGGKVIGEVFDMANEGYTAWLEKAATDLGGCDIFIHNVSSSGAGGTGDWDMTYRYDIMGAVDGCTALLPWLEKSEAGSVILMSSTAAVETFIQPAAFNALKAALITYGKQLSQAWGPKGIRVNIVSPGPIVFPGGNWSKIKEGMPDFYKMTEGQMAMGRFGNAEEVARTVVFLSSPASSYTTGTNVIIDGGYTKRVQF, encoded by the coding sequence ATGGAACTGGGACTCAAGGGCAAGAAAGTCATCATCACGGGAGGCAGCCGCGGCCTTGGCCGTGCCGCGCTCGAGCTGTTCGCCGGTGAAGGTGCGGACGTCGCGTTCTTCTCGCGCAACGCCGAGCAGGTCGCCGAGACCAAGGCGTCGCTCGAGAAGCACGGCGGCAAGGTCATCGGCGAAGTCTTCGACATGGCCAACGAGGGCTACACGGCGTGGCTCGAAAAGGCCGCGACCGACCTCGGTGGCTGCGACATCTTCATTCACAACGTCAGTTCGTCGGGCGCCGGCGGCACCGGCGACTGGGACATGACCTACCGCTACGACATCATGGGCGCGGTCGACGGCTGCACCGCGTTGCTGCCATGGCTGGAGAAGTCCGAGGCCGGTTCGGTGATCCTGATGTCGAGCACCGCCGCGGTCGAGACCTTCATCCAGCCCGCTGCCTTCAATGCGCTCAAGGCGGCGCTGATCACCTACGGCAAGCAGCTGAGCCAAGCTTGGGGTCCCAAGGGCATCCGCGTCAACATCGTGTCGCCGGGGCCGATCGTGTTCCCGGGCGGCAACTGGTCGAAGATCAAGGAAGGCATGCCCGACTTCTACAAGATGACCGAGGGACAGATGGCAATGGGCCGCTTCGGCAACGCCGAGGAAGTCGCGCGCACCGTCGTGTTCCTGTCGAGCCCGGCGTCGTCCTACACGACCGGAACCAACGTCATCATCGACGGCGGCTACACCAAGCGCGTGCAGTTCTAG
- a CDS encoding VOC family protein, with the protein MQLSYCPADYDAALAHWLGLGAGPFFEMHHVQLENIRFNGQPSDIDFSMALGYYGNIQIELIRQHNDAPSMYTEWRAAGREGVQHMCVLVDDIADTRRRVALAGATVVQEGELPGGAGAVIYVDTGGGPGTVIEYLQIGAAGHAGFAMMRAAHQDWDGSDPIRGRG; encoded by the coding sequence ATGCAATTATCCTATTGCCCGGCGGACTATGACGCCGCGCTGGCCCACTGGCTTGGGCTGGGGGCGGGTCCGTTCTTCGAGATGCACCACGTCCAGCTCGAGAACATCCGCTTCAACGGCCAGCCCAGCGACATCGATTTCTCGATGGCGCTCGGCTATTATGGCAACATCCAGATCGAGCTGATCCGCCAGCACAACGACGCTCCGTCGATGTACACCGAGTGGCGCGCGGCGGGCCGCGAGGGCGTACAGCACATGTGCGTCCTGGTCGACGACATCGCCGACACGCGGCGCCGCGTTGCCCTGGCCGGAGCGACGGTTGTCCAGGAGGGCGAGCTGCCCGGCGGAGCGGGGGCGGTGATCTACGTCGACACCGGCGGCGGACCGGGCACGGTCATCGAGTATCTGCAGATCGGCGCGGCGGGCCATGCCGGCTTCGCCATGATGCGAGCCGCGCACCAGGACTGGGACGGCAGCGACCCGATACGCGGTCGCGGCTGA
- a CDS encoding SDR family oxidoreductase, whose product MMRLEGKRAVVLGAAGKHNMGQVIAHHLTLEGAKVVVAGRKREFLDSFVAEHPGKAFATTCDITDKAQTDALAAFATKEMGGVDIAINATGWGLLKPFLETTAEEIQQISDLQFKGPFLFFQSMIGAMKDGGSLIQISSATATIMLNDHAAYMGTKAGTDHVMRCIANEFGDRGIRANSISPGLTDTPMTAAGMATPGLHEAFLPAYPLGRIGTSEDIAAAAIWLSSDECFMTGQNLQVNGGLTLRRNPWKSEITASVMAAMAAQ is encoded by the coding sequence ATCATGAGACTGGAAGGCAAGCGTGCCGTCGTGCTCGGCGCCGCCGGCAAGCACAATATGGGGCAGGTCATCGCCCACCACCTGACGCTCGAGGGCGCCAAGGTCGTCGTCGCGGGCCGCAAGCGTGAGTTCCTTGACAGCTTCGTCGCCGAGCACCCCGGCAAAGCCTTCGCGACCACCTGCGATATCACCGACAAGGCGCAGACCGATGCGCTCGCCGCGTTCGCGACCAAGGAGATGGGCGGTGTCGACATCGCCATCAATGCCACCGGCTGGGGCTTGCTGAAGCCGTTCCTCGAGACCACGGCCGAGGAAATCCAGCAGATCAGCGACCTGCAGTTCAAGGGCCCTTTCCTGTTCTTCCAGTCGATGATCGGCGCGATGAAGGACGGCGGCTCGCTGATCCAGATCTCGTCGGCGACGGCGACGATCATGCTCAACGACCATGCCGCCTACATGGGCACCAAAGCCGGGACCGACCATGTCATGCGCTGCATCGCCAACGAGTTCGGCGACCGCGGCATCCGTGCCAACTCGATTTCCCCGGGCCTGACCGACACCCCGATGACCGCCGCCGGCATGGCCACCCCGGGGCTGCACGAGGCGTTCCTGCCGGCCTATCCGCTGGGCCGCATCGGCACCTCGGAGGACATCGCCGCCGCCGCGATCTGGCTGTCGTCGGACGAGTGCTTCATGACCGGGCAGAACCTCCAGGTGAACGGCGGCCTGACGCTGCGCCGCAACCCGTGGAAGAGCGAGATCACCGCCTCGGTCATGGCGGCGATGGCCGCGCAGTGA
- a CDS encoding MFS transporter has protein sequence MGGETIIKRGSVAAGAPGIVVSPVVPAVKSSDAYLWYVVAFLTVAATVSIVDRQILALMIGPVKRDLGVSDTMMGLLGGLAFTLFYTFLTLPMAWLADQSSRRRIIGWGIFFWSLATIGCGLASRFGQLFFARMCVGVGEATLQPAAISLMSDYFDRAKLPLALGIFSASPFVGVGLANILGGSVVQHLEALDVINLPLIGTVRSWQAMFIIVGTPGIVLALLTLTIREPARRGMALAAAAGAPATIDRAAIMALLRSRGRFLTYHFIAYTALAVQGWALFYWVVEFFIREHGATRAETGLTFGTIALVFGTIGSIISGILSGRMMRAGRPDATLRLVLAAALLLIPVGIAAPLVSGFWPAMGLFAVAMFFMGWPTGLGTAALQFIVPNELRGRIIALYLVVVNFLSYSLGPLLGGLISDQVFDGKSLGSTLALMAVVNYPLGAFFVWRSLPHFRAALLNSEKWRDDQPIVRAH, from the coding sequence GTGGGCGGGGAGACGATCATCAAGCGCGGGTCGGTCGCCGCCGGGGCTCCCGGTATCGTCGTCTCGCCGGTGGTTCCGGCCGTGAAAAGCAGTGATGCCTATCTCTGGTACGTCGTCGCCTTCCTGACCGTCGCTGCGACGGTGTCGATCGTCGACCGCCAGATCCTCGCACTGATGATTGGCCCGGTGAAGCGCGACCTCGGCGTCAGCGACACCATGATGGGGCTACTCGGCGGCCTTGCGTTCACGCTGTTCTACACCTTCCTGACGCTGCCGATGGCGTGGCTGGCCGACCAGAGTTCGCGCCGCCGGATCATCGGCTGGGGCATCTTTTTCTGGAGCCTCGCGACCATCGGCTGCGGATTGGCGAGCCGCTTCGGCCAGTTGTTCTTCGCGCGGATGTGCGTGGGCGTTGGCGAGGCGACGCTGCAGCCGGCCGCGATCTCGCTGATGTCCGACTATTTCGACCGGGCCAAGCTGCCCCTGGCGCTCGGCATTTTCTCGGCCTCGCCGTTCGTCGGGGTCGGGCTCGCGAACATCCTTGGGGGCAGCGTCGTCCAGCACCTCGAGGCGCTCGACGTCATCAACCTGCCGCTCATCGGCACGGTGCGCTCATGGCAGGCAATGTTCATCATCGTCGGCACGCCGGGAATCGTGCTCGCGCTGCTGACGCTGACGATCCGCGAGCCAGCGCGGCGCGGAATGGCGCTGGCCGCAGCCGCTGGCGCTCCCGCGACCATCGACCGGGCGGCGATCATGGCCCTGCTCCGCTCGCGCGGGCGCTTCCTGACCTACCATTTCATCGCCTACACCGCACTCGCGGTGCAGGGCTGGGCATTGTTCTACTGGGTCGTCGAGTTCTTCATCCGCGAGCACGGCGCGACGCGCGCCGAAACCGGCCTCACCTTCGGCACCATCGCACTTGTCTTCGGCACCATCGGCAGCATCATCTCAGGCATCCTGTCCGGCCGGATGATGCGCGCCGGTCGTCCCGACGCGACGCTGCGCCTGGTGCTGGCGGCGGCGCTGCTGCTGATCCCGGTCGGCATCGCGGCGCCGCTGGTCAGCGGCTTCTGGCCGGCGATGGGCCTGTTCGCGGTGGCGATGTTCTTCATGGGCTGGCCGACCGGCCTCGGCACCGCAGCACTCCAGTTCATCGTCCCGAACGAACTACGCGGCAGGATCATCGCACTCTACCTCGTGGTCGTGAACTTCCTCAGTTATTCGCTCGGGCCGTTGCTCGGTGGGCTGATCAGCGACCAGGTCTTCGACGGCAAGTCGCTCGGCTCGACGCTCGCGCTGATGGCGGTGGTCAACTATCCGCTGGGCGCCTTCTTTGTGTGGCGCAGCCTCCCCCATTTCCGCGCCGCTTTGCTCAATTCCGAGAAATGGCGCGACGACCAACCAATCGTGAGGGCCCACTGA
- a CDS encoding aromatic ring-hydroxylating dioxygenase subunit alpha → MNIAVKTFRADRHPADTYEDILERDTRPVPAHLREGPVPDIGAAPVDIDRYINPAFARIEEQHLWPHIWQMACREEEIPNPGDVIIYEIAGKSLLVTRQRDGSIRAFHNSCLHRARKLATLPGCKNEFRCPYHGIAWNTDGSFKDNPIAWDFPQWEGKDISLPEALVDTWAGFVFINLDRNAGPLSEALNPIQEHFERYHLEDCYITMHVQKTVGCNWKAAAEAFMESHHAITTHPQLLPYLADVNSQYDVLSDHVTRQFSAQMVPSPMVSREYSEEEIMNAMLGVGSRTRSAASDPADGMTIPDGITARAFVAEMSRKTIGTEDGYDYSDASDAEMVDALLYNVFPNMSFWAGYMPKLFYRWRPNGADHDTSIMDIYLLKRVPKGQARPKPAPVFEIGLDESILEMGVKAGMSQGLAAVFEQDMANLPHVQTGMKASAIGVINFGRYAEMRIRLMHQMIDRYIARSVANTARLAAVN, encoded by the coding sequence ATGAACATTGCCGTCAAGACATTTCGTGCCGACCGCCATCCGGCCGACACCTACGAGGACATCCTCGAGCGTGACACGCGCCCAGTGCCCGCGCATCTGCGCGAAGGCCCCGTGCCCGACATCGGCGCCGCTCCTGTCGACATCGACCGCTACATCAATCCGGCGTTCGCGCGGATCGAGGAGCAGCACCTGTGGCCGCACATCTGGCAGATGGCGTGCCGCGAAGAGGAAATCCCCAACCCCGGCGACGTGATCATCTATGAGATCGCGGGCAAGTCGCTGCTCGTCACCCGCCAGCGCGACGGCTCGATCCGCGCCTTCCACAATTCGTGCCTGCACCGCGCCCGCAAGCTCGCAACCCTGCCTGGCTGCAAGAACGAGTTCCGCTGCCCGTATCACGGCATCGCCTGGAATACCGACGGCAGTTTCAAGGACAACCCGATCGCCTGGGACTTCCCGCAGTGGGAAGGCAAGGACATCTCGTTGCCCGAGGCTCTCGTCGACACATGGGCCGGGTTCGTGTTCATCAATCTCGACCGTAACGCCGGACCGCTTTCCGAGGCGCTGAACCCGATCCAGGAGCATTTCGAGCGCTACCACCTCGAGGACTGCTACATCACGATGCACGTCCAGAAGACGGTCGGCTGCAACTGGAAGGCCGCGGCGGAGGCTTTCATGGAAAGCCACCACGCGATTACCACCCACCCGCAGCTGCTGCCCTATCTCGCCGACGTGAACAGCCAGTACGACGTGCTGTCCGACCACGTCACCCGGCAGTTCTCGGCGCAGATGGTACCGAGCCCGATGGTCTCCCGCGAATATTCCGAGGAAGAGATCATGAACGCCATGCTCGGCGTCGGCTCGCGCACGCGCTCTGCGGCAAGCGACCCGGCGGACGGCATGACAATCCCCGACGGCATCACCGCGCGGGCCTTCGTCGCCGAAATGTCGCGCAAGACGATCGGTACAGAGGACGGCTACGACTATTCCGACGCTTCCGACGCCGAGATGGTCGACGCCCTGCTGTACAACGTCTTCCCGAACATGAGCTTCTGGGCCGGCTACATGCCCAAGCTGTTCTATCGGTGGCGTCCGAATGGTGCCGACCACGACACCTCGATCATGGACATCTACCTGCTCAAGCGTGTGCCCAAGGGCCAGGCGCGGCCCAAGCCGGCCCCGGTGTTCGAAATCGGACTCGACGAGAGCATCCTCGAGATGGGTGTCAAGGCCGGCATGTCGCAGGGCCTCGCCGCGGTCTTCGAGCAGGACATGGCGAACCTGCCGCACGTCCAGACCGGCATGAAGGCGTCGGCGATTGGCGTCATCAACTTCGGTCGCTACGCCGAGATGCGCATCCGCCTGATGCACCAGATGATCGACCGCTACATCGCCCGTAGCGTCGCGAACACCGCAAGGCTGGCGGCGGTCAACTGA